In Ooceraea biroi isolate clonal line C1 chromosome 13, Obir_v5.4, whole genome shotgun sequence, a genomic segment contains:
- the LOC105286300 gene encoding protein yippee-like 5 isoform X1 — MGVIFLEHIGGARLFSCASCDTNLTNRSQLVSTRFTGATGRAFLFNKVVNLNYSEVQDRVMLTGRHMVRDVSCKNCDAKLGWVYEFATDEQQRYKEGRVILERALVTESGGLSENI; from the exons ATGGGAGTGATATTTCTCGAACACATCGGCGGCGCTCGGCTGTTCTCCTGCGCCTCCTGTGACACCAACCTCACTAACAGGTCACAGCTCGTGAGCACACGCTTCACGGGTGCCACGGGACGTGCTTTTCTCTTCAACAAAGTCGTCAATCTGAATTATAG CGAGGTACAGGATAGAGTGATGCTGACGGGTCGTCACATGGTCCGAGACGTCAGCTGCAAAAACTGTGATGCTAAGCTCGGCTGGGTGTACGAATTTGCAACAGACGAGCAGCAACGATACAAGGAAGGTCGTGTTATCCTGGAGCGAGCTCTTGTCACAGAGAGCGGTGGATTGAgcgagaatatttaa
- the LOC105286299 gene encoding protein Smaug isoform X2, whose translation MKWSNATPFNEQVGELTRVFSQWNECEQTVVLYALLRRIPAVQARFLAQAVQHSLHSVSELGMKERNANDPEYIGKLIGSDMQQALSKLLLHLPLLNPSNAECKACYLRVIPELVNYCVTTGQFTEQTQQLLSYTLIHPAITSQDRRFLTQWLKDLEDRISSSTVPVTCAVEDYSNTQNSSFHVTRWDHVPWLRNPKQQNDQNFFSGQPSTSTFNPQFPPPINRQRRSNSLTPPVASSHHLEIGDRAGNMNNTSRHKPRSFSVSGDHTSNINIGLSPLSPQSSCASSGSESRLDEAPFRTLASGMRDVPAWLKSLRLHKYSNLFANISYEEMLQTTEEQLAEQGVTKGARHKLALSIAKLHQRYNLLVNLEKNFTQSTVHRDGTQNSFSYGPLLLVNTMDELKTILATPLKPTRENDPQDIPAQFMKVVVKLCGWMVLDSVDDSILCGCVNILEKVMQHDCFSQKQKERVQQWRSRLGNPRPAARWQNSFGYSNNRRHGGNPQQHRKPSLNMSHMHNTHAFSNQFAITSHRNSISTPYLQTNQNQNQNQNMNLNLNNLRTMHVPERRPTMQSMQKVQRIASAPREYHLGQSILGVNERMEPEIDIEMESEMESLCYRVAEQGIGGEA comes from the exons ATGAAGTGGTCGAACGCTACCCCCTTTAACGAACAAGTGGGCGAATTGACACGTGTATTCTCCCAATGGAACGAGTGCGAACAAACTGTCGTTCTTTATGCACTACTGCGCCGTATACCAGCAGTTCAAGCAAGATTCCTTGCACAGGCGGTGCAGCATTCTCTGCATTCTGTGTCGGAATTGGGTATGAAGGAAAGAAATGCCAATGATCCAG AGTACATTGGTAAATTAATCGGTTCAGATATGCAACAGGCGCTCAGTAAACTCTTGTTACATTTGCCCTTGCTGAATCCAAGTAATGCAGAGTGCAAAGCATGCTACCTACGGGTGATACCAGAATTAGTGAACTACTGCGTAACCACGGGACAATTCACAGAACAGACGCAGCAACTCCTGAGCTATACTCTGATACATCCAGCTATAACTAGTCAAGACAGACGCTTTTTAACTCAGTGGCTTAAAGACTTGGAGGATCGCATCAGCAGTAGCACGGTGCCAGTCACTTGCGCTGTCGAAGATTATTCGAATACTCAAAACAG TTCTTTCCATGTAACAAGATGGGACCACGTACCGTGGTTGAGAAATCCTAAGCAACAGAATGATCAGAATTTCTTCAGTGGGCAACCGAGCACTTCAACCTTCAACCCGCAATTCCCGCCGCCCATTAACCGTCAACGTCGCTCGAATAGCCTGACACCACCCGTAGCGTCGTCGCATCATCTCGAGATCGGCGATCGCGCTGGCAATATGAACAACACGAGCAGGCACAAGCCACGCAGCTTTAGTGTCTCCGGAGATCACACTA gcaatattaatattggtCTGAGTCCGTTGAGCCCGCAGAGCTCCTGCGCGAGTAGCGGCAGTGAGAGTCGTTTGGACGAAGCTCCGTTTCGTACTCTCGCGAGCGGCATGAGAG ATGTACCAGCATGGCTTAAATCGTTACGTCTTCACAAGTACAGCAACCTGTTCGCCAATATAAGCTACGAGGAGATGTTGCAAACGACGGAGGAGCAATTGGCCGAGCAAGGAGTTACAAAGGGCGCCAGGCACAAGTTGGCGCTCTCTATCGCAAAGTTGCATCAGCGATACAATTTGCTCGTAAATTTAGAAAAGAATTTCACACAATCGACCGTACATCGCGATGGTACACAAAATTCGTTCTCGTACGGTCCATTGTTGCTCGTCAATACGATGGACGAACTGAAAACGATCCTGGCCACCCCGTTGAAACCGACTCGAGAAAACGATCCGCAAGATATTCCCGCGCAGTTTATGAAGGTGGTTGTAAAAT TGTGCGGTTGGATGGTTCTGGACAGTGTGGACGACAGTATTCTGTGTGGATGCGTCAACATTTTGGAGAAGGTAATGCAGCACGATTGTTTCTCGCAGAAGCAGAAGGAAAGAGTGCAGCAGTGGCGCAGCAGACTTGGCAATCCGCGACCAGCTGCAAG ATGGCAAAACAGTTTTGGGTACAGTAATAACCGGAGGCACGGAGGCAATCCGCAGCAGCATAGGAAACCGAGCCTGAATATGAGCCATATGCACAATACCCATGCATTCAGCAATCAGTTCGCAATCACCTCCCACAGAAACAGCATATCTACGCCGTATCTGCAAACTAATCAGAATCAGAATCAGAATCAGAATATGAATCTGAATCTGAACAATTTGCGCACGATGCACGTTCCTGAGAGAAGACCGACCATGCAG TCTATGCAAAAAGTGCAACGTATCGCTAGCGCGCCGCGGGAGTACCATCTAGGACAGTCTATCTTGGGAGTGAACGAAAGGATGGAACCGGAAATCGACATCGAAATGGAATCGGAAATGGAATCTCTTTGCTACAGGGTGGCCGAGCAAGGGATAGGGGGCGAGGCCTAA
- the LOC105286299 gene encoding protein Smaug isoform X1 produces MKWSNATPFNEQVGELTRVFSQWNECEQTVVLYALLRRIPAVQARFLAQAVQHSLHSVSELGMKERNANDPEYIGKLIGSDMQQALSKLLLHLPLLNPSNAECKACYLRVIPELVNYCVTTGQFTEQTQQLLSYTLIHPAITSQDRRFLTQWLKDLEDRISSSTVPVTCAVEDYSNTQNSSFHVTRWDHVPWLRNPKQQNDQNFFSGQPSTSTFNPQFPPPINRQRRSNSLTPPVASSHHLEIGDRAGNMNNTSRHKPRSFSVSGDHTSNINIGLSPLSPQSSCASSGSESRLDEAPFRTLASGMRDVPAWLKSLRLHKYSNLFANISYEEMLQTTEEQLAEQGVTKGARHKLALSIAKLHQRYNLLVNLEKNFTQSTVHRDGTQNSFSYGPLLLVNTMDELKTILATPLKPTRENDPQDIPAQFMKVVVKLCGWMVLDSVDDSILCGCVNILEKVMQHDCFSQKQKERVQQWRSRLGNPRPAARWQNSFGYSNNRRHGGNPQQHRKPSLNMSHMHNTHAFSNQFAITSHRNSISTPYLQTNQNQNQNQNMNLNLNNLRTMHVPERRPTMQQSMQKVQRIASAPREYHLGQSILGVNERMEPEIDIEMESEMESLCYRVAEQGIGGEA; encoded by the exons ATGAAGTGGTCGAACGCTACCCCCTTTAACGAACAAGTGGGCGAATTGACACGTGTATTCTCCCAATGGAACGAGTGCGAACAAACTGTCGTTCTTTATGCACTACTGCGCCGTATACCAGCAGTTCAAGCAAGATTCCTTGCACAGGCGGTGCAGCATTCTCTGCATTCTGTGTCGGAATTGGGTATGAAGGAAAGAAATGCCAATGATCCAG AGTACATTGGTAAATTAATCGGTTCAGATATGCAACAGGCGCTCAGTAAACTCTTGTTACATTTGCCCTTGCTGAATCCAAGTAATGCAGAGTGCAAAGCATGCTACCTACGGGTGATACCAGAATTAGTGAACTACTGCGTAACCACGGGACAATTCACAGAACAGACGCAGCAACTCCTGAGCTATACTCTGATACATCCAGCTATAACTAGTCAAGACAGACGCTTTTTAACTCAGTGGCTTAAAGACTTGGAGGATCGCATCAGCAGTAGCACGGTGCCAGTCACTTGCGCTGTCGAAGATTATTCGAATACTCAAAACAG TTCTTTCCATGTAACAAGATGGGACCACGTACCGTGGTTGAGAAATCCTAAGCAACAGAATGATCAGAATTTCTTCAGTGGGCAACCGAGCACTTCAACCTTCAACCCGCAATTCCCGCCGCCCATTAACCGTCAACGTCGCTCGAATAGCCTGACACCACCCGTAGCGTCGTCGCATCATCTCGAGATCGGCGATCGCGCTGGCAATATGAACAACACGAGCAGGCACAAGCCACGCAGCTTTAGTGTCTCCGGAGATCACACTA gcaatattaatattggtCTGAGTCCGTTGAGCCCGCAGAGCTCCTGCGCGAGTAGCGGCAGTGAGAGTCGTTTGGACGAAGCTCCGTTTCGTACTCTCGCGAGCGGCATGAGAG ATGTACCAGCATGGCTTAAATCGTTACGTCTTCACAAGTACAGCAACCTGTTCGCCAATATAAGCTACGAGGAGATGTTGCAAACGACGGAGGAGCAATTGGCCGAGCAAGGAGTTACAAAGGGCGCCAGGCACAAGTTGGCGCTCTCTATCGCAAAGTTGCATCAGCGATACAATTTGCTCGTAAATTTAGAAAAGAATTTCACACAATCGACCGTACATCGCGATGGTACACAAAATTCGTTCTCGTACGGTCCATTGTTGCTCGTCAATACGATGGACGAACTGAAAACGATCCTGGCCACCCCGTTGAAACCGACTCGAGAAAACGATCCGCAAGATATTCCCGCGCAGTTTATGAAGGTGGTTGTAAAAT TGTGCGGTTGGATGGTTCTGGACAGTGTGGACGACAGTATTCTGTGTGGATGCGTCAACATTTTGGAGAAGGTAATGCAGCACGATTGTTTCTCGCAGAAGCAGAAGGAAAGAGTGCAGCAGTGGCGCAGCAGACTTGGCAATCCGCGACCAGCTGCAAG ATGGCAAAACAGTTTTGGGTACAGTAATAACCGGAGGCACGGAGGCAATCCGCAGCAGCATAGGAAACCGAGCCTGAATATGAGCCATATGCACAATACCCATGCATTCAGCAATCAGTTCGCAATCACCTCCCACAGAAACAGCATATCTACGCCGTATCTGCAAACTAATCAGAATCAGAATCAGAATCAGAATATGAATCTGAATCTGAACAATTTGCGCACGATGCACGTTCCTGAGAGAAGACCGACCATGCAG CAGTCTATGCAAAAAGTGCAACGTATCGCTAGCGCGCCGCGGGAGTACCATCTAGGACAGTCTATCTTGGGAGTGAACGAAAGGATGGAACCGGAAATCGACATCGAAATGGAATCGGAAATGGAATCTCTTTGCTACAGGGTGGCCGAGCAAGGGATAGGGGGCGAGGCCTAA
- the LOC105286300 gene encoding uncharacterized protein LOC105286300 isoform X2 translates to MGVIFLEHIGGARLFSCASCDTNLTNRSQLVSTRFTGATGRAFLFNKVVNLNYRWNINKLTSMAKICLSRKLGKRGTRRVSCNFICTSNISNKFPRRRNNNVSDTPRHVSQQC, encoded by the exons ATGGGAGTGATATTTCTCGAACACATCGGCGGCGCTCGGCTGTTCTCCTGCGCCTCCTGTGACACCAACCTCACTAACAGGTCACAGCTCGTGAGCACACGCTTCACGGGTGCCACGGGACGTGCTTTTCTCTTCAACAAAGTCGTCAATCTGAATTATAG ATGGAACATTAATAAACTGACTTCAATGGCAAAAATATGTTTGTCAAGAAAATTAGGAAAAC GTGGGACAAGACGTGTATCGTGTAACTTTATTTGTACCTCCAATATCTCCAATAAATTTCCTAGAAGAAGGAACAATAATGTATCAGATACTCCAAGACATGTGTCGCAACAATGTTGA